The Brassica oleracea var. oleracea cultivar TO1000 chromosome C7, BOL, whole genome shotgun sequence sequence ACAAGTCTAAAACGACGCTTAATATGTAACAGAGGGAGTAGTTGTTTTCCTTTTTTATAAAAAAATCCTAAATAGAAGAAATTTGTATAATATTTTTAAGATAGTGTTTGTTGATGAACATGATACTAAAAATTATTTAATTAACAAAATAAGTGTAAAATTAGTATTGATACGAATTGTATAAATAGCAGTTTTAAATTTATTTATTAATAACTAAAAATAATTATTTGATAGCAATATATTTTTTTCTGAAATTCTAAAGAGAAGATAGTTGTAATAGGTTATATGACAGTAATTTACCTTTTTAATTTTAAACAAAATTGTAAAAGAGTATTTAATATGTTTTTTTATTTTTTAATTGTAAATAAAAAGGAGATTTATAAAATAGAATGTTTTCATTTTTAAAAATCCTATCAAAATAAAATTTTAAAGACTTATTTAATAAAACATTAAATTTGTACATAAGAACATGTATAATGTTTGTCATTAATTCGATTGGTGTATTTGACTTTCATTTAATTTTATTTTTTATTTCTTATTTCGGATTGTGTTCAGTTTAAATGTTTATGTATAGTATTTTCTCTAATCCTTAGTATAAAGTTTATAACAACTCATCTACGCACCATGATTATAAAATACAAATATTAATTTGAAATTATGTGTGAAAACGGATTTTAATTATAAAATAAATCTCAAACAACATATGCAAAAAAACAATCATAATACTATAATAAAATGATTTATTATTTTATGAGTTTTATTAAATTAAAACAGCAAAACAAATCCGTTTCAACGCAACGGGCTCCTATCTTGTCTATACTAATATAAAAAACTCTAAACAATTTTTTATAAATATAAACCATTTTTAAATAGAAAATTTTGTTGGTATTTCGTTGTTAGATTTACCAAAAGAATACCAACAATTATTTACACCGTTATTTTTTATTCAGTTTAACTAAAGTATATTTCGTTGCAAAAAAGAACGTATATCACAAATAACACAGGCTCAACTACATTTTTAATATGTTGTAAAGTTTGTTGTACTTTCGTTGCTAATTCGAAACAAATACAGTGAAACCTCTATAAATTAATAATGTTGGGACTATACCAAAACTATAATTTTTTTTATTAATTTATAGAGATATTAATTTTTCGATATACTAATTGAACCAAAAAATCAATTTGGGATTATAAAATTATATTGTTTTATAGAAATTTTTAGTATATATTAATTTATCGAGTATTAATTTATAGAGGTTCTACCGTAATTTCATTGATATAGCGTTGGTAATTTACAGACTTAGCAACATAATTTCTTACTCGTCTTTCGTTGTTTATTTGTTGCTATAAACCATCATTATGCGTCTAATTACTTGGTTGTTATTGTACAAGGAATATACACCGATTTATTTTTCCTCGCTATTTGTTGGTAATGTGAAGAACTGACATTGGCCATAAAATAAAAATTTAGATTTTTCAATAATAAGATCTAATATTAAAAACGTGTAATATTAGGTCTTGCTATTTGTTGTACAAGAACTGACTCAACTGAATAATAAAGATTTCATAATATCTTCTATCATATTTATTTGATTTTAAACTATTAAAATAAATTAAAAACCACATTAGCCATATAATAAAAATTTAGATTTTTCTGTATACGTTATATTTTAAATTTTTTAAAATTACTGTAAATTACTGAAACTGTTAAAAGTCTCACATTCAAATTTTGTGATCCATGGTTTAAAATTTTTGTTATGACAAAATATAAATAATTACAAAATCATGTAAGTAGAAAGTCTCATTTAATAATTATTAATATTAAGATATATAATATATATATATATATATATATATATGTATATATAGTTTTAAATTAAATTATATACCATATAATACATAAATATTTTAATTTTCAAAATTTACTTTGAAATATTTTTTTTTGATAAAAGCTTTGAACGAACATTGACAACTTAATTTTTTTAAAAAATTAGAAATTACTAAAAATATATCCCACAATGAAAATTTTGTTATCAGTAGTTTAAAGTTTTTGTTATAAACGATACAAATGATCAAAAAACCATATGAGTAGAAAGCATATCATTTAATGATATTCATATTAAAAATATACTATATATGTTAATATCATTTAAATTTAATTATATATATCCTATCAAATAGGAAAAAATATTAATAAAATTTATTTATATGTTCGCACCAATTTAGTTATATATGTAATAATTACTGACTTTTTAATTATTCAATATACAGTATAATTTTTATTTCATAATACGTAAAAATATATAATACATAAAATAATATATATGTATATATATATAATGTTTATCCCCAATGGTGGAGTTAGGAAAATGTTTTAGGAGGATCAGTTTTGAAGTTAATATAAATTAGGGGTCATTTAGCTAAAATTTACAATAATTATGTAGATTTTAAAGAACTATACAAGTAAAAAAATAATACTAATTAATAAATGCACCTAGGTCAATTGATCCGCTTGCCAATACATTGGCTCTGTCACTGTTATTTCATTTCCGTATAACTCGCAGATCTTGTATTTATTATTTCCTCACCGCCTATTCAATATTGTTTTCAATTAGTGTAAAGCCACCGCATGAATAGTCATCCCATATAATTGTTTAATACAAAATACTTTATTTATTATTACAAGTTCACATGATACACACGTAAAGTACGACGATGTCATGATTTATACAATCGTTGAAACAATAATTTATTTTTATTTTTCAAATCAACTATTTTATTTCACATTTGATAAAATACAAATATATAAAGACCCATTTTAAGACCTTGACCTTGAGTGTTGAGCCGTCAAGGACAAACAAATTATGATCATGCTCCCAAGAAAGCTGCAACATTTGGATCAGTACGGAATGGAAGAGTTGTTCGAGCCCCTAAACCTCTGCAGCAACAAGCAGCCTACAAAACGCAAACATACTTCACAATCCAAACAAAAACACGTAACACTAGAGTTGTGAAATTCGCGTCATGACAAAACAAAGAGCTTGTACAATTGTTTGCCAACTTGAACTTCAGAAGAATTTGCATCAAGACGAAACACAGAAGAAGCAAACTTACTACTCGAGATGCAAATGTCAGCGTTTCTTCTAAAGTCATGTCTGTGCACAAACCTATGAGAATATTAGATGAACAAAAAGTGTGAAACGACGGACCAAAATGTAAGGAAGAACAAGACTGAAAATAGAACTCGATCGGTTAGATTCGGTTTAATGCATTTGGCATAACACTTAGTTTATTATTACCATAGAGCAAACCTCCAGTGAACGCATCTCCTGCCCCTGTTGTGTCCATAAGCTCCGATGAAGGTATTTTCTCAGCTGTTACGATATACAATCTCCCTGTAACATTTCCTTTCAGTCTAGTAACCATCTGAAAATGGCAAGAGAAATATAAAGATTTTTTATTTTTTGAAAAGGAAATATAAATTAGATATTTTCATAAAAATATATAAGTGAAACTTGCGATAAATATGCATCTCAAATTGTTATTTACCGATGAATTGCAGACCGGTAAAACACTTGTAAAGTCTGTGCTTTGCTTCAGAGACTCGTGTAGTTCATCGATGTCTGTTTCTTCTGATTCTGGAACCTCTGAAGTTATTTGGAAAAGAAAGGAAATGTCTTAATTAATTTTAATAATTAGAAATGGCAAACACAAGAAGTAATCGTGTAATTTTGCAAATAAGGAAATCGACAAGAACTCACCATTGGGACATCTCTCGAGCATCACACAACCGTCTTCCCCCAAAGTCATGATTACAAACTTTAGCTTCGGTAGTCTAATGAGCATAGAGAGAAGCGCACTAGGGGATGATGGTGACCCAGTCCAATCCTGTTTTACTCAACATTAAACAAGTCACATCTTTTAGGATTATATGCTGATTCAAGAGCATATGCACCAACTCGTTATATAAACTAATAACTTGCAAGAGTTTCAGATGTCATAAAGAGTAGATGACACATTGCAAGGTTCTTTTCAGCTCTCATAAGTTAAAGATTCCATACACTGTATTCAGCTTTTCAGAAACTTTCTATACTGTATATAACTACAGTAACAAATGTATGGTACCAAGTACCAACATTCAATATAATACGAGATCTCATAATCTTCCAAACTGAAACCACATAATCTAATATTAGTTTTCTCCCAAGTTTAACTTCATCTTGTGAAATTTGGGTTTTGCTTTGTGTTCTTTTCCATTTGAACTAACCACACATGATCCGTTAAGCCATCTGATCCATAGTTTTAGAAAAATGTTCTGAGAACTCTCTAACCTGAGGGAAGTGAGTAGAGCAAACGGCATAATCAGCTAAGTCAAGGAGCTTATCTAGTCCCTCCCGTCTTTTCTCTGCGTTGATTAAGATGGATACATTCTTGCTATGTGCCTGCATAAGAATTACAAATCTTCTTAGAAACAATCATCCGTAATTACTATATATATAAATGCCTGAATGAGCAGAGAGCATTTATTCACCTTTTGCGCAAGAAGCAATTCGGTTTCTCGAGACCTCCCAGTTACATGTATAACTCTCACCCTATCAAGCACATCTGAAAGGAGGGATTCTGTAAGGTCATCTGGGAGCAAAGGAGGATATCCTGGTGTGAAAACGCACGTGCGAGTATTCCTACATGTTTGGTTATAACTTATAAGAACAGTATCAAACGCATTATTAGTTTACCTAATGCGCTTCTTTGGACATATTATACTTGCATGATTAGAAAAACAAAAACTTTAAATTAATAACAGCACATAGATACAACATGACAAAAGACTGTTTGTTTACCCACGTTTGGTTATCTACAATGACGTAATTAAAATGTGAAACTCCATCTTTAGCTGTCTGAGAAGGAAAAAAAAATATAGGATTGTTGTTTTATCTACGTTGACTGATATACAGTATATATGTATATTGTATCACTTATCAAACTTTAGTGATGTTACCACACAAAAGGAAGTATCGACGCCGCTAGATTCTAGTTCCTCTAGCATCCATCTCCCTTGAGAATCATCAGCAACCTAAAACCATATTTCCAATTTTATTTTGATGAAATTTTATGTTTATATAACATAAACTCTATAAATTAATACCTAATAAACTAATAAATACGATAAATTATGCTCTTTTTCAACAACAAAATATGATAAATTATAAATTATTTCAGTTCCAAATTAGACCAATGTAAAATATGACAATAATATCTTTTTAAAAATTATGTTAAATATAAAATCTCATTAAAATTATATGTAATAATGATTATATAGATTTTTTGGTCATCGACTATATATAGTTTTATATAAACATAAAAGACATTTTATAATATATTTTTCTTCCAAATGAATTTCATCGTTTTTGAAATATTTTGGTGTTATTTTGTCGTTTTACATATACAGTATATATATATATATATATACTACCATATGTATTCAAATTATATAAGTTATCAAGGAATATATTTAAAATAAATGAAATATAAATCTATAAAATTTAATAAATATATGATATCATGAAATAAAATATTTTTTAATAAAAGAATTTTTAAATAATCTGTTTGCAAATTAATTACTCTATAAATTAATAATATCATAGTTTCTACTTTATTAATGTATAGCTTTTTTAGTTTAGTTGTTTTGGTGAACAATGTTGTAAAGACATTTCCCTCTCCGCTCCATTTTTCACTCCAAAATAGAGTAAAATGGAGTACATAGTAAAAATGCTCCAACCCTATAGAATTTTCCACTCCATAATGGAGTAAAATATGAGTCTACTCCATAAATGGAGTACCTCTATTTTTGTTTGTTCATTACTCCATTATGAAATGAGAAATAAAATAAAATTAAAACATTTTTAATCCATATTCTATTTTATTCTATTTTAGAAAAAAAATAGAGTTTTACACTAGAGATGTTCTAAAGGAAAGAGCACAAATCCCCAAATCACATCAACAAAGGTGTTTTCTCTTCGAGTTCTAGTTGTGATAACATTTGCATTGGTAATCTTTTTTTTTAAAGTTTTTCAATACAAAATTAGATTAATTTTTAATTATGAAAATATGAACACAAATTGCTGATTTTTTTGGGTTCAAGTCTCTTAAATTTTTAAATATCCAGTGATAAAATGTTAATATAATTTGTATTCCCGTTAACAAATTTTAATATTAGCATAATTTATGTTGAGAAACTTGAATAAGAACATCTCCAACAAACCTAGGCATGAGCATATTTCTCGGATCCGAAGATCCGAACCGGTAATTACCCGAAAAATCGGGTTTGGATCGGATTCGGATGTAGGAAAATACCTGGTTGGATAAGGTTTAAAATTTGGTCGGGTACCGGGTCAGATACATGTAATATCCGGGATCTGTACGGGTACCCGAAAGACATGAATTAAACCTTAATTAAGATAACCCTAGTAATCTATTATGCTTGTTTTCATTTTGGAGATTAAACTTTGCTTTGGTTAAATTAAAATGGTTATGTTATTTTATTGTATTGTAATTTTAGTTATCTTGTTTATGTTTTTCGGATATTTAGAATATCTTTGGTTCTTTTGGATTATATTCGGTTCTATCGGGTTAAATGGTTTAGTATATACAAAGAACCGGACCGAATCCGTTAATTTTTTGGTTAGTTCGGATGTAATCGGATCTGAACCGGATCCGACAGGTACCGAACTGTATCCGAACCAGAATTTTAAATTATCCGATCGGTACCAATTTCTCTAGTTTCGAAATATCCGAAATCCGAAAAATCCGACCCGGATCCGAACCGGTTATCCGTATGCCCATGCCTAAACAAACCATTATCTATTTTAATTTGAGGCTTTTTTTTCTTTCCATATATCTTCATTTCTTAAAATTTTATGTTTAGATATTGCATTTCAAATTTGAAATTGCATTTTCACCTTTTAAAACACTATTTATGATTTCTTCTGGTCCAGATAATTTGTATATGAGAAGCATATGTTTAATATATTTTATCATATTTAGTACTTACACTTATTTTTCTCATTAATTTTAATTAAAATATTTTATAAAAAATAAAAATATAATATAATATTAATAATATTGACTACTAGATTTAAAATATAACTTCTTTTAAATCTATTGGGGCAATAAAAGTATCTCTAAATCTGGATCACCGTTGGGGCAATAAAAGTATCTCTAATATCACTACATATTTTACTCCAAATTGAAATAATGAACAAAAAAATAAAATATTACTTTATTGATAGAGTAATGCTTTATTTTTTATTTAATACTCTATTTTCCACTCTATTTTCAAATAAAATATAGAGTGGGGTTAGAATATCTCCATTTTTCGAATAAAATATATAGTAGGGTTAGAGATGCTCTGACGTCCTTTTTTTATCACAAACATTCATTCAATAAACAAAAGTTCCCTACACAAGGAAGACGATATTACACAATGCTGATTTCCGTAACGATTCAACAGAAGCGTTGAAGTTCCTAGAGATAAAAGATAAACGAGAAAGATTCAAAATGATGTGATAGAATATTGCTGGAGACAGGGCCGGCTCAACACTGTTAAGGGCCATAGGGCAAAAAAAAAAATTTTACCCTCTAAAATTTATATGCAGATAATGTTTAAAATATTTTTAAAATTTAATCAGTAATATTTTGTAAGAAAATAAAACTATATACACATTAAATAATTTTGATTTTTTTCAATTTTATTTATTATATTTATAATTTTTTATATATAAAAATATAGATTTATAAAAAAAATTGAACCCTTAATTATTATTATACGAGGACAGAGACGGGTCCGGGACGGTCGCACCGAGGACACAGACGGGTCCGGGACGGTCGCACCGCTTATCCCCTAATGAGCCGGCCCTGGCTGGAGATTGCTGCAACATCCCTCTAAATTTTCGTTCTAAGGGTGGTTCCTCTTAAAACTGGAAATGATTGTTGGAGATGCTTTAGAAACTAATACTTAATCTTCTTCCAGATCAGCCATCAATACTCTTATTTAAATAATAACACTTGGTTCAACAAGAACTAAGTCAAACAGTAAAGTCAAAATTGTACTAACCTTAGCTAAGATCCTAGAAGCCAAACCCAAACGAGCAGCGCATGTCAAAGTATTCCCAGTGTTTCCACCTCCTTGAACCTGTATATTATTCAGAAAATGTCAGCGAAAACTTTCGAAACAAATAAAGTCAACGAAGCATTAAGAGCATCATTGTAAATAGAAAGGACCTTGAAGCTCGTGCATCGGATCTTTTGGTCGGG is a genomic window containing:
- the LOC106302273 gene encoding ketohexokinase, producing the protein MTSRSNKVVPGHPIVLGCGQLCLDYLVTVPSFPVPDQKIRCTSFKVQGGGNTGNTLTCAARLGLASRILAKVADDSQGRWMLEELESSGVDTSFCVTAKDGVSHFNYVIVDNQTNTRTCVFTPGYPPLLPDDLTESLLSDVLDRVRVIHVTGRSRETELLLAQKAHSKNVSILINAEKRREGLDKLLDLADYAVCSTHFPQDWTGSPSSPSALLSMLIRLPKLKFVIMTLGEDGCVMLERCPNEVPESEETDIDELHESLKQSTDFTSVLPVCNSSMVTRLKGNVTGRLYIVTAEKIPSSELMDTTGAGDAFTGGLLYGLCTDMTLEETLTFASRVAACCCRGLGARTTLPFRTDPNVAAFLGA